A stretch of DNA from Strigops habroptila isolate Jane chromosome 1, bStrHab1.2.pri, whole genome shotgun sequence:
cctacTACAAGCTGCTTTTAAATTGTCTAAAACCTTTCTGTTAGAGCCTTGTCCAGCATTTACTGCATTTTGTGATATAAACAATCCTctgatattttaagaaatgttagATATTCGAAATTCACACTGATTTCAGCTTCTTCAGGACTTATTTCTCACTTTCTTGTTGTTTTTAGCTCAGTATGTAACCTCTTGGTCTCGTTTTGAGCTCTGAGAAAGATGTCTTGAAATAAGGCAATATTGCTTCTGTGAAAAGCATGCACAAGTCAGAGAGACAACAACCAGGGTATAAAGTTATACTGAACCTTGGGACATCCTGGCACCTGTTTAGTACTGAAGACAGGAATCTACTTACAGTCACCTTTTCTTGAAAACCAAGCAGGGTTCCAGCTCAAGCACTAGTTTCAGAAGGAACATGGCATAGCTCTGTCTGTCGTCCATCACTCTAGGGATGCTGTGGCAGAGTTGATTCTGTTTCTGTTAGATTTGGGTGATTCTGAGTTGAAGCCTGATGTAtcatcacttttttcttttatatatactGTGGGAGGAAGATTGGAATTCAGGCCTCTTCCCTTTTCACTGCATCCTACTCTGTCATCTGGTTCACTGGGAAATTAGAAATATATTGAAGCCATCGTGTGAACCAGTGAAACTGAGGAACTTAGAGAAgagtctgctttttcttttcccatctggCAGTGTtaaaattaaaggagaaaatggaagaacaCACCCATGTTCTAAACATACTAAACTGCTTTTGGGAGAATTTAAGTGAATTTTTTTGGATTATCTACCTCTTTGCACATACAATCCACCCATTGccctcctctcctgcctgcccacCCTTCCCTTAAGGTCTTCATTGatattttttctggaatttAGCTGTTAGAGACAATACAGAAAGTTTTTATTCCACCCCCACCCCTCAAAACTTTATTTTGAGGATATCTGGATTGAGTGCTCCAATTCGGACTTTCATCTACTGAATATATCTTAATTGCCTTCCAGTAGATATACTAATGATCTGAGATTACTGTGAATGTCTTCATCTGTCCTGGGCAAGGAATACAATAAATGAGGAAGGCATTTTTGATTGCGTAGGGAGTGTTGCTTCACTGCATTTGGTTTTGCTCCTGAAATGTAGAGCTTTAACTTCTTTGTGTGATGTGTACATCCCACTGAATACCTGATTTCTGATGTTTCCAGGGTCGCATCTTCCGAGACCTCTCCCTGCCTGAGGTGGGCCCAGCAGAGCGTTCTGCTTTGTATATTGCAATGATAGAAACTTTGGCCCACTTGCACTCCTTCGATTTACAGTCATTGGGTCTCCAAGGATATGGGAGAGGACCAGGATACTGCAGAAGACAGGTACAGCTCTTCAAAAAGTCTCTTGTTTTGTCAGATCTTTGAAGATTTATTTGATTTGCAAGCTAAATTGTTATTATGGCTTGTAAAGTAACCATCATATTTTAGCTGTTAAATGCCTTCACTTACTTCAATTATTTGTACACAGTATAAAGTTACTATTACATTCAGATCAATTCTGTAATGCTATACTCAGAAAATGATATTTATTCACTTTTGGAATAATATTAGATTTAGGCTCTGTAAATAGGATTGATATAGAAGACAGAGGTAGCATGGTAATAGCCAAAAGTCAGAAGCATGTGCTTCAGAATTTAGTGCTCAGGAAAAACTTGTGCATCAGTTGAAgtgcttgtatttcttttaggTATCAACTTGGAAAAGACAGTATGATGCAGCTGCTCATACAGATATTCCTGCCATGAACAAGCTGGCTGAGTGGTTAGCAAACAACTTGCCACCTGATGATAATGAAGAAAGCCTGATTCATGGGGACTTCAGAATAGATAATATCATCTTCCACCCAACAGAGGTATTTGAAATACATCTATACATGTTTAGTAGGTTTTGGTCCTCCATTTGTTTGTACTCCTACCGTGTAGTGGGACACTTACTTGGGTGTTTTAGTACATGATACATGTTTGAAAGGAACAGTGGAGAACTTAACATTTCTCCATACTCTGTCTATGGTGTTTAGCTACCTAATACAGTCCTGGTTTTCACTGCAGGAGCTAGTTACTCAATTTATTCATTAGCTCAAGTCCCTACTTCAAAGTCcaggaacaaaacattttatatgcATAAATCCTATTGAATTCAGTGCAACTTAAGGGCATCACTTCATAAGCATCTGATGCAAAGCCCATTGAAATCAGTGGTATGGCTTCAATTAACAGCAGTGGCTTTTGGAACAAGATCTGAATGGATGATACATGATGCTagtggaagcaaagaaaaatctgcCAAAGCTGCTTAGTTATGGAGCACATGTAGATCACAGAGAGCCTGAAGTTCCTCATTCATCTTTAGgggaaagagatttttcttctagtttcttgaaataaatgtgtgttACCTATCTATCAACACAATTGCATTTTGATTATCTTTTTTCCATGCTATTTGCTGTGTTCTGACCAGAATAAATGCTGGGGATTTGAGACCAAGACTTTGCAATTCCTGTTTCACAACAAAGCAACAGATCCTACAGATTCCTATTGTTGATAGACAACATTAGGTCAGTTGATAGACACTGTAGGCTTAAATGTGCTGACTGACTCCCTGAGCAGAGAGGATCTGGCAGTCCCATGGACTCTCTGTGCTGTTCCTGATGTAGTTGAAAGAATCAACCAAACTTTAAATAggtaattttaaataatctgtAGAAACTGTATATGCAGGAATGACCATGTAGGAAAGTTTTTTGCCCATAGTTTAAGCAGCCATGGACCCATCCTGAAGGAAGGGTCCATGGCAGGGGTCCTTCAGGATGCCCATAAGTGTTACTCTATGCATAATATGATAAATTAGTGTTTTGTCCAGAAGTATCTGTGCAACAGGACTGgaaaccaaaaaccccaaaacacccaactGTCAATACTACTGTTCTTTAGGATATTTTAATCCAATCATATTTTGACTAGAAGAGCTTAGAAGTTTCTGACAGGAAGAACATTACTCAAAAATGAAGAATTCAAACCAGAATTTCATTGGAAAAATGCCTTGGTTTGTGCCCCTATGTGAATATGGAGTTTCTGCAGATCCTTACCTAGTGCTAAAAGGAACTGTGTTtgctggagacagcagcagtgtgttACACATAGTAACCGGGTAAAGCTGTTGGATGTTAAATGTGTTGTGCATTTGTGGATGGAGAGAATTTATCTTCTAACATTCACCTAACGTTTTTCTTTAAGGCTCGTGTTTTGGCAGTGCTTGACTGGGAGCTTTCAACTGTTGGTCATCCTCTAACAGATTTAGCATATGCCACTCTGTTCTACTTTTGTCCTACATCTGTGAGGGACTTAGGTCGAGGAACTCTCTTGGGTTTCAAAGACACCATAGGTATGAAACTGTAATCTTTTTGTTGAAATGAATCCCGGGGTTGATTTCTATTTTGATGTCTTAactttataataataattaaaatgtttaattaataaGCACATAATTTTGCTCTTGCAAAGAacttttccatcattttcttcATTGAAGAAAACATGCTGATAATGAAGTTTAAGGCCCTGTTTTAACAACCGGTGGCTCAGTCACAGGATGCTACTTCtgtaaaagtttattttgaatCTCTCTTAGAGATAATGGAAGAAACCTGAattgaaaatgcaaatttatCATTTATTAGCACCACCACCCCCCCTGCCCCGTGGTGACATTGATTTCCTGATGCACTGGAGGCAAGGGGCAGTAGGAAGTGTTCTGCTCATCTGAAATTCTGACAACTCCTATCTCCTCTTAGCTCTCTGTAGCACACTTAGATCATGAGAAGTGATAAATCATGGTGTTTACTACATCAGTGGaataaagctgaaaagctgttcagatatttaaagaataaggaggaaaaataatagaaaatgttgattattctaaaatattctgttgtttttttgtaGAAACCCCCTCATTTGAAGAACTGGTTTCCGTTTACTGCCGCTGCCGGGGCATCAGCACTGATATAGCCAACTTgaacttttttcttgctttgtcatattttaaaatggcagcAATATCCCAGGTAATACACTCACATTTGCTGAAATGTCACATAGTTTTATTATGAGTATTTGTAGTTGGTAATACTTGTTCAAAATATAGGGAAAGGTAgttaggggctctggggctTTCGTCTATCCTCCAGGCCAAAGGGCAGGACCTTGAAAAGCCCAGGTGgatctggcaggttaataagTGGTTAGAagggtggtgccatagtcacaggtttggctatttagaacatgggacttgatttgggaggccaggtctactggaggctggtggagtGGGTCTgatgaagaaggggaagagctgctttgggaggagacttgccaggctaCTCAAGACAGTTTTAAACTGGATTTGTTGGGAGAGgggggcatcgatccatcccaacactcccagtcagttgccagcacctgtaataaatgcttggggtgatgcagagctgtttcagctgctgcagccaatgagtcagcttcatttggagctcagctgagatgcctctatacaaatgcctgtagaatggggaataaacaagaggaattagagatgtgtgcatggcTGCAGGGATATGACATTGTTGggatcacagaaacatggtgggatggcttctatgactggagtgttggaatggaaggttataggctctttcGGAAAGACAGGCcgggcagatggggagggggagtagctatttatgtcagtggtAGGCTGGAAAGTGtggaactctgcctggggacgggtgatgagccaacagagagcttgtgggtcagggtcaaagggagaacagtgatgggggacattactgtggggatctgctACAGGCTGCCcgatcaggaggactctgtggatgaagcgctctacagacacataggagcagcctcacgcttgcaggcccttgtcctcatgggggacttcaaccatcctgatacCTGCTGGAGGGATGGTATGGCCCAGCACAGGCAATGCAGGAGGTTCCccaattgtgtggaagacaacttcctcttaCAAGTAATAGAgaagccaacaaggagaggtgccatgcttgacctcgtgctcaccaacagggaggggctggttggaaatgtgacgctccagggcagccttggctgtagcgatcacgagatggtggagtttgagatcctcaggacaatgagaagggcacacagcaagctcactgccttggacttcaagagagcagactttggcctcttcaggaacctgcttagtaaggttccatggggtaaagccctagagggcagggcggcccaagactgctggtcgatattgaaggatcacctgctccaagctcaggagtgttgtgtcccgactagaaggaaatggagCAAGAAGACCATGGAGCAAGGAGGatggatggataaggaactgCTTATTATGAGCATAGGAGACCAATCTCGAGATGTGATTAGAGGAGAAAATAAGGTTCCTTGATTCATTGTTACAGAAGTAactgtttaattaaatattcagcCATTGTAGGGCATAAGTATATTTTAATGACTTGCAGCAAGAGGTCCGCACACCAAATGTGGGATTTGCCACCTGGTATTTATATGGAGTAAGAGTGTGTATGTGGGTACTTAATTTAGTTGTGGATAATAAATATGTGTATGCTGTTGTCAGTTGGCACCAAGCATGTCCATGATACCAGAGATGGATCAAAACCACTACTACGCTGTCTGggtgctattttttttccttttaagaataTGTGCATTTAAGTGTTACTGTCATAGTTGAGGAAATCACCAATCTATTAAAGAGACAATTTTAAGTGCCTAATTATATCATATATGcctttcttttggttttaggGCATATATGCTAGATATCTCAttggaaatgctgctgcagagaataGTCATGAATTTGCTAAGATTGTGAAGCCTTTGGCAGAGAAAGGGTTAGAGCTCTCACAAAGGTAAGAGTGGTCTAAACTGCTGGTCAAAGGCAAGGCAAAGCTTTTACAACATCCGTACTTTTTAAATGCCTGTATAAGGCAGCTTATATTATTATGAAGGAAAATCTGGTCTTAGTTGTTATTGCATTTCGTGTTCTCCTCTAGGTCATctttcagcagcacacagcacagcaccccTGGAGAGCTGTTTCGTCAGAGCAGGAAAGGCCAAGAAATGTTGCTGAAGGTGAAGCAGTTCATGCAGCAGCACATATACCCAGCTGAGAAGGTAAAAGCCTTCAATAAACctatttataaattaaaatgttaccaCCAGAGCTTATAAACATGTCAAATGATGGAGAGGAGTCACATCCTccctatttattttcctttcaaaacagcCTTATGTTCATGCAGTGACATTTGTGGCATGGCAAAATATGAGCAGAAATCTTTAtagtctgcatttctttttctcagaattAAAATGTTGTATGTGTTGTTAATAAAATCAGGAGGTACTTTTGAAACTTTTTACAGTTTAAGAACTACTCTTTTTAAAGAGAGTTACTGTTTAAAGGTATTTGCcagaatatttttaacacaaaaccCTAGAACTGTTACATGCTGAACAGAAAGATACTTGAAAAATGGGAACTGCTGGTTTTAACTATACAAGGatgaatgtttctgtttcttgccTTATTTTTAAGGTGTGAATTCTATCCAAAAAATGGGGTTCCACAATATATCAATTTAGCCTCATTCCTAAATATATCTAATACCAATGAAGGTTTGAAATCGGATAATAACATATCCACAGAAGTCCCTAATTAGTGAGAGGGAAAATGAGatgaagcattttaattctTCGCCTAGGGATATTAGAAATCTTCCACTTGGAAAGTCTGGTTCAGCTTCCAGCCTCATGGACGCACAGATGGCTTTTGTTGCAGAATTaggctttttgggttttggtggattttttcctctttttttttgcagttaggcagaaatgcagagaacatTCTAAAGATTTATGAATGCATCTGCCTGTCACAAGGAGGGGTTGGGAGCAGAAACTCTTGATATGCAAAGTTTCCTGAAAGTCTGTTTGTAATTAGTTTTGGATTCTCCAAGGAAGCCTTGCTATAATTAAAGCCCTtgctttaaaaccaaaccaaccacaaaTAGCCATGCAAGTTTTGCAGATGAGTAATATTGTGCTCCTCAGTCATTTCTGATAACTTGTGAATCAGGACTTACAAATTCTCCTTGGGAACTTGTCTTATTGTGTGGTTTTCAGAAGAGGGCACTACTTGTATTCACTCCAAAACTAGTTCTGGGCCAGCTTTTTGTCCCTCACTAAAACATGCTTGTGAAAATACTTGGATTACTGGATAGACAGTCTTACTTAGTTCAGAATGACTGCTTACATAACCTGTTAGGAATTAttttgacaggaaaagaaaatgtattctttgggggggttttggtgtttgttttttctcagttaaAAAAGATTAACTGGCTTATGTATATGAATGTTGTGGTGGAAAACCTGAATCTGAAGTGTGAGTACATCAAGCTCTTGTTTTACTTTAGGGTTCATGCCTCTTGTGCATACTGTTGGTAACAGTTACTTGTGTCACCAGAAAACACTGACCTTCTAGTGTCATCGTCACATGCTTTAAACTACCCCAAATCACTTCCCTGTATGAAGAAAGGAACAGACTGGGGTCATCTCCATGATGCATTTAAAGTCCTACAAAATGAATAGAttgcaatttaattttcaattccatttttagttttatattgcAACTAACTGTATCATAAAAAGCTCTTGAATATTTTTTACTGGTTTCTTGGGGTATCGGTCTGGAAAAGACACCGTATTATTACTTGTGTATGTTACATGTGTTCTTCATTTAAACAACatctttttaattgtttctctAAGGAAATAATAACATACTATgctggaaatggaaatactgAGGATAAGTGGAAGAAACCACCATTGCTTGAGAGACTGAAGGTATGAGATAGTAAATATTCTTGAGTACTCTAGCAGTAAAAGAAACAGGCACTGACGTAGAGTGTAAGAATATTTGGCACATCCTGCTGGCGAAGTTACTCTGTGTGGAAAGAAACAGTGTGAGGaacagtgaaaggaaaggaagaagggagtgTGTAAAAGAAGGTGAGAGATACGagtgagagaggagaaaagcaaaaagtggGTTCTGTGAGGGATAGGTCTGAAAGACTGTACCTATTGAAAAGAGCTATTGAAAAAAAGCATCAGGTATTTTGGACAGTGTTAGGCAGGAAGGAACAAAATGGGCAGCAAGCCggaattttttatttgttttaaatttattgcTGATGTTTGTTGACTCTTTCAACAGGAAATGGCCAAAGCAGAAGGTCTGTGGAACCTCTTTCTCCCAGATGTGAGTGGTCTCAGCCAGCTTGACTATGCGCTAATAGCTGAGGAGACTGGGAAATGCTTCTTTGCTCCTGAGGTTTTCAACTGTCATGCTCCAGGTCAGCAATCCTGTTCTGTATCAAAACCACTGAGAGCACTAAAGAGTTAGGCATCTTATGCCTTATGAGTTGTGTGTATGCAGAAGTAAATACGACTGCTGATTTCTTACAGACACTGGGAACATGGAGGTCCTGCACATGTATGGGactgaagagcaaaagaaagagtGGCTGGAGCCTCTCCTAGAAGGGAAGATTAGTTCTTGCTTCTGCATGACAGGTAAatttttctccagaagaaaGTTAAAGACAATGGGCAGACACTTCACATGGCATGTGCAAAAAGCACAAAACTACAAGCTGTCATGTGTTAATGAATTAATACAGAAATCTTCAGTGCATCTGTAAATGTGTTTGAATACAAAACCATCTCTGAGGCAAAGTGAAGCCCCCTTGCTGCCCTTCCCCAATAGTTAGGGTTTTTCATGGTTACAATGACTAGTATTTGCGTtacatatattttcagtttatctTTAGTcctagaaaaatacttttttttttgtaccaaACAGAATTtagcctttttttaatgtggtttgGGGTTCTCTAGAAACATACAATTAGGTACAAGTATGATTATTGTGATTAAGTTTGTGTAGTTTTGCAGTATGTTAGAGGTTTTAAAACATAATCTGAAGGTAACTTGCAAAACATATGATGCACTTACTTTATGTCTGTCACTCAGCATTAGTTTCAATTTTGAAAGCATTCAGCATCTCTGGAAGGCCTGGCTCTTGATATAGGAAGGTGGCTTTTTAACCATAGCAGAGTGAGgttctgaaaacagcttttctgctggGAGCAAAACAGTTTTACTGTCAAGAGGGTATATCTAGAGCCCTATGTTTGGGGAGGTAGTACTACCTGTATGTTTAATCcagtgctttggttttggttttttctttaactcaGAACCTGATGTGGCTTCAAGTGATGCCACCAATATGCAGTGCAACATTGAGCGAGATGGAAACAGTTATGTGATAAATGGCAAGAAGTGGTGGAGCAGTGGTAAGTACAGAAACCCTAAATAAGAACGTCTAAGTCTAAAGTTCTTTCCAGGAACTgataaaccaaaaatatttatgcttcatttctgaaatggaaaaatg
This window harbors:
- the ACAD11 gene encoding acyl-CoA dehydrogenase family member 11 isoform X2; amino-acid sequence: MAAEPGTGEVRRQHRFDERGLERYLCSHLPGFPRQPAGALAVRQYSSGQSNPTFYLQKGGQAYVLRKKPHGPLLPRAHKVDREYHVQKALFSAGFPVPEPLLYCSDVSIIGTEFYVMQHVQGRIFRDLSLPEVGPAERSALYIAMIETLAHLHSFDLQSLGLQGYGRGPGYCRRQVSTWKRQYDAAAHTDIPAMNKLAEWLANNLPPDDNEESLIHGDFRIDNIIFHPTEARVLAVLDWELSTVGHPLTDLAYATLFYFCPTSVRDLGRGTLLGFKDTIETPSFEELVSVYCRCRGISTDIANLNFFLALSYFKMAAISQGIYARYLIGNAAAENSHEFAKIVKPLAEKGLELSQRSSFSSTQHSTPGELFRQSRKGQEMLLKVKQFMQQHIYPAEKEIITYYAGNGNTEDKWKKPPLLERLKEMAKAEGLWNLFLPDVSGLSQLDYALIAEETGKCFFAPEVFNCHAPDTGNMEVLHMYGTEEQKKEWLEPLLEGKISSCFCMTEPDVASSDATNMQCNIERDGNSYVINGKKWWSSGAGNPNCKVAIVMGKTRNPSASRYEQHSMVIVPMDTPGVKLIRPLSVFGYMDESHGGHFEIHFSDVRVPISNIILGEGRGFEIAQGRLGPGRIHHCMRSLGAAETALQLMCQRAAQRETFGRKLYHHVAMTKVVVPRAVLKVIDCAIQVCGGAGVSQDFPLAFMFAYIRTLRLADGPDEVHLSTIARWELLEQSKKLTAKI
- the ACAD11 gene encoding acyl-CoA dehydrogenase family member 11 isoform X1 — translated: MAAEPGTGEVRRQHRFDERGLERYLCSHLPGFPRQPAGALAVRQYSSGQSNPTFYLQKGGQAYVLRKKPHGPLLPRAHKVDREYHVQKALFSAGFPVPEPLLYCSDVSIIGTEFYVMQHVQGRIFRDLSLPEVGPAERSALYIAMIETLAHLHSFDLQSLGLQGYGRGPGYCRRQVSTWKRQYDAAAHTDIPAMNKLAEWLANNLPPDDNEESLIHGDFRIDNIIFHPTEARVLAVLDWELSTVGHPLTDLAYATLFYFCPTSVRDLGRGTLLGFKDTIETPSFEELVSVYCRCRGISTDIANLNFFLALSYFKMAAISQGIYARYLIGNAAAENSHEFAKIVKPLAEKGLELSQRSSFSSTQHSTPGELFRQSRKGQEMLLKVKQFMQQHIYPAEKEIITYYAGNGNTEDKWKKPPLLERLKEMAKAEGLWNLFLPDVSGLSQLDYALIAEETGKCFFAPEVFNCHAPDTGNMEVLHMYGTEEQKKEWLEPLLEGKISSCFCMTEPDVASSDATNMQCNIERDGNSYVINGKKWWSSGAGNPNCKVAIVMGKTRNPSASRYEQHSMVIVPMDTPGVKLIRPLSVFGYMDESHGGHFEIHFSDVRVPISNIILGEGRGFEIAQGRLGPGRIHHCMRSLGAAETALQLMCQRAAQRETFGRKLYHHEVVAHWIAESRLSIEQARLLTLRTASKIDALGNRKARKEVAMTKVVVPRAVLKVIDCAIQVCGGAGVSQDFPLAFMFAYIRTLRLADGPDEVHLSTIARWELLEQSKKLTAKI